The Pyrus communis chromosome 9, drPyrComm1.1, whole genome shotgun sequence genome has a segment encoding these proteins:
- the LOC137744866 gene encoding rubisco accumulation factor 1.1, chloroplastic-like — translation MLSVTANSLKPFSSFNSTTTTTFLSSTTFFNPHPPPLHHPKTLSPKPISATLTPSSSSKQRQQQVYQPFRPPPSPIPSKFRSLDANGRLEILANRLGLWFEYAPLIPSLTQEGFTPPTIEEITGISNVEQNRLVVAAKVRDSLIQSNTDPEIVSDFDLGGSELLYEIRLLSVQQRAAAARFIIENKLDPKGTQDLARSIKDFPRRRTEKGWESFDYSSAGDCLGFMYFRQAREHKNPSEPRTAALEQALKVAQTDKAKKVILKELEGESEEKEGEDDVAVGVRVPVVRLKFGEVAESTKVVIFPVCRAEEKNKDVMEAPWECRSEGELGVMVAEKGWKRWVVLPGWEPVVSLEKGGVVVSFSDARVLPWKVNRWYKEEPILVVADRSRREVEADDGFYLAAVDGEGLGFRVVRGSALKETGVEESLGTVVLLVRPPKDETDDQLSEEDWE, via the coding sequence ATGCTTTCGGTAACAGCAAACTCTCTCAAACCCTTCTCATCTTTcaactccaccaccaccaccaccttcttATCCTCCACCACCTTCTTCAACCCCCACCCACCACCCCTACACCACCCCAAAACCCTTTCCCCAAAACCCATCTCCGCCACTCTCACTCCTTCCTCCAGCTCCAAACAGCGGCAACAACAAGTCTACCAGCCATTCCGGCCGCCCCCATCTCCAATCCCCTCCAAATTCCGCTCCCTCGACGCCAATGGCCGCCTCGAGATCCTCGCCAACCGCCTCGGCCTCTGGTTCGAATACGCCCCCCTAATCCCCTCCCTAACCCAAGAAGGCTTCACTCCCCCCACCATCGAAGAAATCACCGGCATTTCCAACGTCGAGCAGAACCGTCTGGTGGTGGCGGCGAAGGTGAGGGACTCTTTAATCCAATCCAACACCGACCCAGAAATCGTTTCCGATTTCGACTTGGGGGGTTCCGAATTGCTGTACGAAATTCGGCTCCTGAGTGTCCAGCAGCGAGCTGCTGCTGCCCGTTTCATAATTGAGAACAAGCTTGATCCCAAAGGAACTCAGGATTTGGCCCGTTCGATAAAGGACTTCCCTCGTCGGCGGACCGAAAAGGGTTGGGAGAGCTTTGACTATTCCAGCGCTGGTGATTGTTTAGGGTTTATGTATTTTAGGCAGGCGAGGGAGCACAAGAATCCATCTGAACCTAGAACTGCTGCTTTAGAGCAGGCATTGAAGGTTGCACAGACTGATAAGGCTAAAAAGGTAATTTTGAAAGAGTTGGAGGGAGAAAGTGAGGAGAAGGAGGGGGAGGACGATGTTGCAGTGGGGGTTCGGGTGCCGGTTGTGAGGTTGAAGTTTGGGGAGGTAGCAGAGTCGACTAAAGTTGTGATCTTTCCGGTTTGTAGAGCGGAGGAGAAGAATAAGGATGTTATGGAGGCCCCGTGGGAGTGTAGGAGTGAGGGGGAGCTTGGGGTTATGGTGGCAGAGAAGGGGTGGAAGAGGTGGGTGGTGTTGCCGGGTTGGGAGCCGGTGGTGAGTTTAGAAAAGGGCGGAGTTGTGGTGTCGTTTAGTGATGCGAGGGTTTTGCCTTGGAAGGTGAATAGGTGGTATAAGGAAGAGCCTATTCTGGTGGTGGCTGATAGAAGCAGGAGGGAGGTGGAAGCTGATGACGGGTTTTATTTGGCAGCGGTGGATGGTGAGGGTTTGGGGTTTAGGGTTGTAAGGGGATCGGCATTGAAGGAAACTGGTGTGGAGGAGAGTTTAGGGACTGTGGTGCTTTTAGTGAGGCCACCAAAAGATGAGACAGACGATCAATTGAGCGAAGAGGATTGGGAGTAG
- the LOC137745647 gene encoding peptidyl-prolyl cis-trans isomerase CYP19-3-like, translating into MSNPKVFFDILIGRMKAGRVVMELFADKTPKTAENFRALCTGDKGIGLSGKPLHFKGSTFHRIIPNFMCQGGDFTRGNGTGGESIYGAKFADENFNLKHTGAGILSMANSGPNTNGSQFFICTASTPWLDGKHVVFGKVVDGYSVVEKMEKVGSERGTTSEPVVIEDCGQIKDEC; encoded by the coding sequence ATGTCGAACCCGAAAGTTTTCTTTGACATATTGATCGGAAGGATGAAGGCGGGTCGAGTTGTAATGGAGTTATTTGCTGATAAAACCCCGAAAACTGCTGAAAATTTCCGTGCTCTTTGCACCGGAGATAAGGGGATTGGATTATCAGGGAAGCCACTGCACTTTAAGGGATCCACATTTCATCGCATTATCCCGAACTTCATGTGCCAGGGCGGAGATTTCACAAGAGGCAACGGAACTGGGGGAGAGTCGATTTATGGGGCGAAATTCGCAGATGAGAACTTCAACTTGAAGCATACTGGCGCTGGAATTTTGTCCATGGCGAATTCTGGACCTAATACGAACGGTTCACAGTTCTTCATTTGCACCGCAAGCACACCTTGGCTTGACGGAAAGCACGTTGTGTTTGGAAAAGTGGTCGATGGATACAGTGTTGTTGAGAAGATGGAAAAGGTGGGTTCAGAGCGTGGGACTACTTCTGAACCTGTTGTGATCGAAGATTGCGGTCAGATAAAAGATGAGTGTTGA
- the LOC137745138 gene encoding pentatricopeptide repeat-containing protein At4g21065-like — protein sequence MDTLRKRCNSNAYTSMDHTMVTTKPHLLPPSLLPPSKFKFLQTSPNNHTPHPKTHPSTHQPTTSSTPHGHPNLDHTQQIHAHMIKTQFDHTQQTPLTHLQTQLSPAAQHNFLITSYIKNNCPEIALEIYAQMRRMDTQVDSFTIPSVLKACGQSSFAVLGKETHGFALKSGLDGDVFVRNALIQMYSESGNVVLARLLFDKMTDRDVVSWSTMIRSCVRNRLFGEALELIREMHRVRVRPSEIAMISMVNLFAGVADIEMGKAMHVHVVRNGKHEKLGVPVTTALIDMYIKCGNLTYARRLFDGLGQKTIVSWTAMIAGYIHCRDLHEGAKLFNRMLAEGSFPNEITMLSLIIESGSVGAMELGKWLHAYILRHGFVMSLPLATALVDMYGKCGETRYARAVFDSVDNKDVMIWSALISAYVHANCTDEASQLFARMKNSGARPNQVTMVSLISLCAEVGALDLGKWVHSYINQQRVEVDVILRTALVDMYAKCGEIDMALRLFDEATNRDICMWNAMMTGFSMHGCGKQALELFEQMNREAVEPNDITFIGVLHACSHTGLVVEGEKFFEKMVRVYGLAPKVEHYGCMVDLLGRAGKLHGAHELIKSMPIQPNTIVWGALLAACKVHKNPDLAEVASRQLLQLEPRNCGYNILMSNIYAASNRWNEVAGVRKAMKDRGTKKEPGLSSIEVNGSVHDFVMGDKAHPQAGKIYEMLAEMIKKLNEAGYTPNTSVVLQNIDEEEKETAVNYHSEKLAMAFGLIATAAGTPIRVVKNLRVCDDCHTATKLLSKIYGRVIIVRDRNRFHHFREGSCSCGDYW from the coding sequence ATGGATACATTGAGAAAAAGATGCAATTCCAACGCCTACACATCCATGGATCATACAATGGTCACCACCAAACCTCATCTCCTTCCACCTTCCCTCCTTCCTCCCTCCAAATTCAAATTCCTCCAAACCTCTCCAAACAATCACACCCCACACCCAAAAACCCACCCATCTACCCACCAACCAACCACTTCTTCCACCCCCCATGGACACCCCAACCTTGACCACACCCAGCAAATCCATGCCCACATGATCAAAACCCAATTTGATCACACCCAGCAAACCCCTCTCACCCACCTCCAAACCCAGCTAAGCCCTGCAGCTCAGCACAACTTCTTGATAACTTCGTACATTAAGAACAACTGCCCGGAAATTGCACTCGAAATATATGCCCAAATGCGAAGAATGGATACCCAAGTCGACAGTTTCACCATTCCATCAGTCCTCAAAGCTTGCGGGCAATCGTCTTTCGCAGTTTTGGGAAAGGAGACGCACGGCTTCGCGCTGAAGAGCGGGTTGGATGGTGATGTTTTCGTGCGCAATGCGTTGATCCAAATGTATAGCGAAAGTGGGAACGTGGTGCTAGCTCGCTTGCTGTTTGATAAAATGACTGACAGAGATGTTGTTTCTTGGAGTACAATGATTAGGAGCTGTGTTAGGAACAGATTGTTTGGTGAGGCATTGGAACTTATAAGGGAAATGCATCGTGTTCGAGTGAGGCCTAGTGAGATTGCCATGATTAGCATGGTTAATCTCTTTGCGGGGGTTGCTGATATCGAAATGGGGAAAGCGATGCATGTTCATGTTGTGAGGAATGGCAAGCACGAGAAATTGGGAGTTCCTGTTACTACTGCTTTGATCGACATGTATATCAAGTGTGGAAATTTAACTTATGCAAGGAGGCTCTTTGACGGGTTAGGACAGAAAACTATTGTTTCGTGGACTGCAATGATCGCGGGGTACATTCATTGCAGAGATTTACACGAGGGAGCAAAACTTTTCAACAGAATGCTGGCGGAAGGAAGTTTTCCGAATGAGATTACGATGCTGAGTTTGATTATCGAGTCTGGGTCTGTTGGCGCTATGGAATTAGGCAAGTGGCTGCACGCCTACATTTTGAGACATGGGTTTGTCATGTCTTTGCCTTTGGCCACTGCTTTGGTCGACATGTATGGAAAATGCGGAGAAACTAGATATGCAAGGGCTGTTTTTGATAGTGTGGATAACAAAGATGTTATGATTTGGAGTGCTTTGATCTCAGCTTACGTGCATGCCAATTGCACTGATGAGGCTTCACAGCTCTTTGCTCGGATGAAGAATAGCGGAGCAAGGCCAAATCAAGTCACAATGGTTAGCCTGATTTCGTTATGCGCAGAAGTTGGAGCCCTTGACCTGGGCAAGTGGGTTCATTCATATATAAACCAGCAACGGGTGGAAGTTGATGTCATTTTAAGAACAGCTCTAGTTGACATGTATGCGAAGTGTGGAGAAATCGATATGGCTCTCAGGTTGTTTGATGAAGCCACAAATCGAGACATTTGTATGTGGAATGCCATGATGACAGGATTTTCCATGCATGGCTGTGGAAAACAAGCTCTGGAACTCTTTGAACAAATGAACAGAGAAGCTGTGGAGCCTAACGACATCACATTTATCGGAGTTCTCCATGCTTGCAGTCACACTGGATTGGTGGTAGAAGGAGAgaaattttttgagaaaatggtTCGTGTCTATGGATTGGCTCCGAAGGTTGAGCACTATGGATGCATGGTGGATTTGTTAGGTCGAGCTGGGAAACTCCACGGGGCTCATGAACTGATCAAAAGCATGCCCATACAACCTAACACAATTGTATGGGGTGCCCTGCTCGCTGCGTGCAAAGTTCATAAAAATCCCGACTTGGCTGAAGTTGCTTCAAGGCAGCTTCTCCAGTTGGAACCTCGAAATTGTGGATACAACATTCTGATGTCGAACATCTATGCAGCATCAAACAGATGGAATGAAGTTGCCGGGGTGAGAAAAGCCATGAAAGACAGAGGAACCAAGAAAGAACCCGGTCTCAGCTCGATCGAAGTAAATGGCTCGGTCCATGACTTCGTAATGGGGGATAAAGCGCACCCTCAAGCCGGAAAAATTTACGAAATGCTGGCTGAGATGATCAAGAAGCTGAACGAGGCAGGTTACACTCCTAACACGTCGGTCGTGTTGCAGAACATAgatgaggaagagaaagaaactGCGGTTAACTATCACAGCGAGAAACTGGCCATGGCATTCGGTTTGATCGCTACTGCTGCAGGTACCCCGATTCGGGTTGTAAAGAACCTCCGAGTCTGTGACGATTGCCACACAGCAACAAAGCTTTTATCAAAAATTTACGGGAGGGTAATTATAGTAAGGGACCGGAATCGCTTTCACCACTTCAGAGAAGGATCTTGTTCTTGTGGTGATTATTGGTAG